The following are encoded together in the Candidatus Methylomirabilis oxygeniifera genome:
- a CDS encoding protein of unknown function (Evidence 5 : No homology to any previously reported sequences), translated as MLLVFYIDVVRVNWSKYFAIMFVTESGKRCGLVSTNQFVANNRSFVLLEPMSERNNVSISYQ; from the coding sequence GTGCTGTTGGTTTTCTATATTGATGTCGTTCGTGTCAATTGGTCTAAATATTTCGCGATCATGTTCGTCACAGAGTCCGGTAAACGTTGTGGCCTCGTTTCGACCAACCAGTTTGTAGCCAATAACAGGTCCTTTGTCCTGCTCGAACCAATGTCTGAGCGAAACAACGTGTCCATCTCTTACCAGTAG
- a CDS encoding Oligopeptidase A. Metallo peptidase. MEROPS family M03A (fragment) has protein sequence MNCHAASCAVSSSVLARHSVLDTESGLALDTGFRRYAELTVSRWEYIPSGFNNKLLEADR, from the coding sequence ATGAACTGCCACGCGGCAAGCTGCGCGGTATCGTCTTCTGTTCTGGCCCGTCATTCCGTGCTTGACACGGAATCCGGTCTGGCCCTGGATACCGGCTTCCGCCGGTATGCCGAACTCACGGTAAGCCGCTGGGAATACATCCCCAGTGGATTCAATAATAAGTTATTGGAGGCTGACCGTTGA
- the hppA gene encoding H+ translocating pyrophosphate synthase (pyrophosphate-energized proton pump) (Pyrophosphate-energized inorganic pyrophosphatase) (Evidence 2a : Function of homologous gene experimentally demonstrated in an other organism; PubMedId : 11956221; Product type e : enzyme) — translation MSEASIVLPTFGPQEWKILWFVLVSAFIALGYGAFLAKKTIQEDPGSQAMQDVAKAIEEGALAYLARQVKTMLWFVIAITIGLFFMYRGLYEGMLLPLGVALAFFMGVAASYGAGYVGMLLAVKGNVRTAAAALHSFKYSLEIAFRAGTVSGMFTVGLGLLGATIIFLLFKENAMKILVGFGFGGSLAALFMRMGGGIFTKAADVGADLVGKVEKGIPEDDPRNAATIADNVGDNVGDCAGMAADVFESYEVTLVAAIILGAGAMLDKDFVESFGGADSASKVVLAMIIYPLLIRAVGVFGSILGTWCVRGKDDPGMNPMKPINFGFWVAALSSVVGFWIVSYFYLGDIVSPKYGALWWRVFLANVMGIALALLIQWLTEYFTATEKKPVTEIAYSSRTGPATLILSGFAAGLESSVWATLAIAATIFGSYSIFGGSFSLSAYGIALAGLGLLATTGFVLAEDTFGPISDNANGIFEMSGALKNNPRTPSGIEAHRIVAKLDAVGNTTKALTKGLAIATAVIAAVSLFRSFIDEAHLFEQGIQVNLPEVFIGFLIGGAVPFLFSSFAIQAVSRAAFLLVEEVRRQFREKPGIMEFKEKPDYGRCVEIVTAAAQKELLGPGVLSIVSPILVAFAFGAPALGGFLAGAILTGQLMAVFLSNTGGAWDNAKKKIEEGLFGGKGTDCHKAAVIGDTVGDPFKDTAGPAINPMIKVMNLVAILIAPLAIREIGWGTRAMIVLACVTVLGLSVVFSKRGSIVEEEPSAATEAEASRAH, via the coding sequence ATGAGTGAAGCCAGCATTGTACTGCCAACCTTTGGCCCGCAGGAGTGGAAGATCCTCTGGTTTGTCCTGGTTTCGGCTTTCATCGCCCTCGGATATGGCGCCTTCCTCGCGAAGAAGACGATCCAGGAAGACCCAGGCAGTCAGGCCATGCAGGATGTGGCCAAGGCGATTGAAGAGGGGGCGCTGGCCTACCTTGCGCGACAGGTTAAGACGATGCTCTGGTTCGTCATCGCCATCACGATCGGTCTCTTCTTCATGTATCGCGGGCTCTATGAGGGAATGCTCCTGCCGCTCGGCGTAGCGCTTGCCTTCTTCATGGGGGTTGCAGCCTCCTATGGGGCCGGCTACGTCGGGATGCTACTGGCCGTGAAGGGCAATGTGCGAACCGCCGCCGCCGCGCTCCACAGCTTCAAGTATTCGCTGGAGATCGCCTTCAGGGCCGGGACCGTCTCGGGGATGTTCACCGTCGGTCTTGGGCTTCTGGGTGCCACCATCATCTTCCTGCTGTTCAAAGAGAATGCGATGAAGATCCTGGTCGGCTTTGGTTTTGGCGGATCGCTCGCCGCCCTGTTCATGCGTATGGGGGGCGGCATTTTCACCAAGGCGGCCGACGTGGGCGCCGATCTGGTCGGCAAGGTTGAGAAGGGGATTCCTGAAGATGATCCGCGCAATGCCGCCACGATCGCCGACAATGTGGGCGACAATGTGGGCGACTGCGCCGGGATGGCGGCCGACGTCTTCGAGTCGTATGAGGTGACGCTGGTGGCGGCCATTATCCTGGGTGCCGGGGCGATGCTGGACAAGGACTTCGTCGAGTCGTTCGGCGGGGCCGACAGCGCCTCCAAGGTCGTCCTGGCCATGATCATCTACCCCCTCTTGATCCGCGCCGTGGGCGTCTTCGGCTCGATCCTCGGTACCTGGTGCGTTCGGGGCAAGGATGATCCGGGCATGAATCCGATGAAGCCGATCAACTTCGGCTTCTGGGTCGCTGCGCTCAGCTCGGTCGTCGGCTTTTGGATTGTGAGCTACTTTTACCTTGGCGACATCGTGAGTCCGAAGTATGGCGCCCTCTGGTGGCGAGTCTTCCTGGCCAATGTCATGGGGATTGCCCTGGCGTTGCTGATTCAGTGGCTGACGGAGTATTTCACCGCAACCGAGAAGAAACCGGTGACCGAGATTGCCTATTCCAGCCGAACCGGACCGGCGACGCTGATCCTCTCCGGGTTTGCCGCAGGTCTCGAGTCGAGTGTCTGGGCCACGCTGGCCATTGCCGCGACCATCTTTGGCTCCTACAGCATCTTCGGCGGGAGCTTTTCGTTGTCGGCGTATGGGATCGCCCTGGCTGGTCTTGGCTTGCTGGCGACCACCGGCTTCGTGCTGGCTGAAGATACCTTTGGTCCCATCTCCGATAACGCCAACGGCATCTTCGAGATGTCCGGCGCGTTGAAGAACAACCCGAGAACCCCGTCGGGGATCGAGGCCCATCGGATTGTCGCCAAGCTCGACGCGGTCGGCAACACGACCAAGGCCCTGACGAAAGGGCTGGCCATCGCTACTGCGGTTATTGCGGCTGTCTCCCTCTTCCGTTCCTTCATCGACGAGGCGCATCTCTTCGAGCAGGGGATCCAGGTGAACCTGCCGGAGGTCTTCATCGGCTTCCTGATCGGGGGGGCCGTACCGTTCCTTTTCTCCTCCTTTGCGATCCAGGCGGTAAGCCGGGCGGCCTTTCTCCTGGTGGAAGAGGTCCGGCGACAGTTCCGGGAGAAGCCGGGGATCATGGAGTTCAAGGAGAAGCCGGACTATGGCCGGTGTGTGGAGATCGTGACCGCCGCGGCGCAGAAGGAGCTGCTCGGGCCTGGCGTTCTCTCGATTGTCAGCCCGATCCTGGTCGCCTTCGCCTTCGGTGCGCCGGCGCTGGGAGGCTTCCTTGCCGGAGCGATCCTGACCGGGCAACTCATGGCGGTGTTCCTGTCGAATACCGGCGGCGCCTGGGACAATGCCAAGAAGAAGATCGAAGAAGGTCTGTTCGGCGGCAAAGGGACCGACTGCCATAAAGCTGCGGTCATCGGCGATACGGTCGGCGATCCGTTCAAGGACACCGCCGGGCCGGCCATCAACCCGATGATCAAGGTCATGAATCTGGTCGCGATCCTGATCGCACCCTTGGCCATCCGCGAAATCGGGTGGGGCACCCGGGCGATGATCGTTCTGGCTTGCGTGACCGTCCTGGGGCTGTCGGTGGTCTTCAGCAAACGAGGCTCGATTGTGGAGGAAGAGCCCTCGGCCGCAACGGAGGCGGAGGCCAGCCGCGCCCACTAG
- a CDS encoding protein of unknown function (Evidence 5 : No homology to any previously reported sequences): protein MWSATYVHLRGLTTEYTDQYMMAMSVSVLVGIVRPFQDVVNQFPVTIQPAHTDHHMLNIPAWGSVPTPAGNPPSFGLLSYRGLSPIA from the coding sequence TTGTGGAGCGCGACATATGTCCACCTGCGAGGCCTAACTACTGAGTATACTGATCAGTATATGATGGCCATGTCAGTGTCGGTTCTTGTCGGGATTGTCCGTCCCTTCCAAGACGTTGTCAACCAGTTTCCGGTCACCATCCAACCCGCACACACTGATCACCATATGCTCAATATACCTGCATGGGGTTCAGTACCTACGCCAGCAGGGAATCCGCCGAGCTTTGGACTCCTCTCCTACCGTGGTCTGTCCCCTATTGCCTGA
- a CDS encoding protein of unknown function (Evidence 5 : No homology to any previously reported sequences), with translation MSRSTSPKQRLKVTVSAAPKLNRVLKRLAQAYAACTDKEALAVPYIVTCAAALEAKLNDALVQHAASTWQEGSQPIQQAFLSMSFRGKLEATAVLLTGEKFRLNPDDEYVKRLHSLISYRNLLVHPKPTAHEVSTVAVTHPIYGVEFEVPGPEYDDLVADLTFGAKNHYKPQEYHEALDKLDKWFFKRLPDRVSKVRLLIPRGEA, from the coding sequence ATGTCGCGCTCCACAAGCCCGAAGCAACGGCTCAAGGTCACTGTCTCGGCCGCCCCAAAGCTTAATCGTGTTCTTAAGCGCTTGGCTCAGGCCTACGCGGCTTGCACCGATAAAGAGGCACTTGCAGTACCTTACATCGTCACCTGTGCCGCAGCCCTCGAAGCGAAGTTGAATGACGCGCTAGTGCAGCACGCAGCGTCTACATGGCAGGAAGGTAGCCAGCCCATTCAGCAAGCCTTCCTCTCTATGTCGTTCCGGGGAAAGCTTGAAGCAACAGCTGTCCTGTTGACAGGAGAGAAGTTCCGCCTCAATCCAGACGATGAGTACGTCAAGCGACTCCACTCGTTGATCAGTTATCGGAACCTTCTGGTTCATCCCAAGCCCACCGCGCATGAGGTGAGTACGGTAGCCGTCACGCACCCGATCTACGGAGTAGAGTTCGAAGTCCCAGGGCCTGAGTACGACGACCTAGTCGCCGATCTCACCTTTGGAGCCAAGAATCACTACAAGCCGCAGGAGTATCACGAAGCGCTTGATAAGCTGGACAAGTGGTTCTTCAAGAGGTTGCCCGACCGTGTGTCGAAAGTACGTTTACTCATCCCGCGCGGCGAAGCCTAA
- a CDS encoding Magnesium transporter: protein MPNYLLKPEVEAILHKGDLRALREAVAEWEPSEIAALIDDLPDGDDAVLFRVLPREQAAAVFEYLPHEKQEALVETLANERERLADLLNALAPDDRTAFFEELPGEVTQRFLNLLNPKEREAAVRLLGYPEESVGRLMTTDYVAVRPDWTIEQALRHIRRFGKDSETINVIYVVERGFRLVDDLRIREIILAAPDAQVRSLMGETFVALRATDDRETAVRVFREHDRMALPVTDSDGVLLGIVTIDDVLAVAEAEATEDIQKLGGLEALDEPYVRTPFWTLIKKRARWLIVLFVGEMLTATAMGYFQDEIARAVVLALFVPLIISSGGNSGSQAASLIIRALAVGEVTLRDWWRVMRREVLSGLALGGILGSVGFLRVSIWGAFLGAYGEHWLLVGLTVACSLVGVVLWGTLAGSMLPFVMKRLGADPAASSAPFVATLVDITGLVIYFTVAALLLRGTLL from the coding sequence ATGCCGAATTACCTGTTGAAGCCAGAAGTCGAGGCGATCCTCCACAAGGGGGACCTCCGTGCGCTCCGCGAAGCCGTAGCGGAGTGGGAGCCCTCCGAAATCGCCGCGCTCATCGATGACCTCCCGGACGGCGACGACGCCGTCCTCTTTCGCGTACTCCCGCGCGAGCAGGCCGCCGCCGTCTTCGAATATCTCCCTCATGAGAAGCAGGAGGCCCTGGTTGAGACGCTGGCCAACGAGCGGGAGCGACTGGCTGACCTACTCAATGCTCTTGCCCCCGACGACCGGACAGCGTTCTTTGAGGAACTCCCCGGCGAGGTCACACAGCGGTTCCTGAACCTCCTCAATCCGAAGGAGCGCGAGGCCGCCGTCCGGCTTCTTGGCTATCCCGAGGAGAGCGTTGGGCGGCTCATGACGACGGACTATGTGGCCGTCCGCCCAGACTGGACCATCGAGCAGGCCCTCCGGCACATTCGCCGGTTCGGGAAGGACTCCGAGACGATCAATGTGATCTACGTAGTCGAGCGGGGGTTCCGTCTCGTGGACGACCTGCGCATCCGGGAGATCATCCTGGCCGCGCCTGACGCGCAGGTACGCTCCCTCATGGGCGAGACGTTCGTGGCCCTCCGCGCCACGGATGATCGGGAGACGGCGGTCAGGGTTTTCCGCGAGCATGACCGCATGGCGCTCCCCGTGACGGACTCCGACGGCGTGCTCCTCGGCATTGTCACCATCGACGACGTGCTGGCCGTGGCGGAGGCGGAGGCCACCGAAGACATCCAGAAGCTCGGCGGGCTCGAGGCGCTCGACGAACCGTACGTCCGCACCCCGTTCTGGACCCTCATCAAGAAGCGAGCGCGGTGGCTCATCGTGCTGTTCGTCGGGGAGATGCTGACGGCGACGGCGATGGGGTACTTCCAGGATGAAATCGCGCGGGCGGTCGTGCTGGCGCTCTTCGTCCCCCTCATCATCTCGTCAGGGGGAAACTCTGGCAGCCAGGCGGCCTCGCTCATCATCCGGGCGCTCGCTGTGGGTGAGGTGACGCTGCGGGACTGGTGGCGGGTCATGCGGCGGGAGGTGTTATCCGGTCTCGCCCTCGGCGGCATCCTCGGCTCGGTGGGGTTCCTCCGGGTGTCTATCTGGGGCGCGTTTCTCGGCGCCTACGGCGAGCACTGGCTGCTTGTCGGCCTCACCGTCGCCTGCTCGCTCGTAGGGGTCGTGCTGTGGGGGACGTTGGCCGGCTCGATGCTCCCGTTCGTGATGAAGCGGCTCGGCGCCGATCCTGCCGCGTCGAGTGCGCCGTTCGTGGCAACGCTCGTGGACATCACGGGCCTCGTGATCTACTTTACGGTAGCAGCGTTGCTGCTCCGGGGAACGCTGCTATAG
- a CDS encoding conserved protein of unknown function (Evidence 4 : Homologs of previously reported genes of unknown function), which yields MRYREFLAAVRKAQKEAAQHGVQLCLIGGMAVSVWGTPRATNDVDFLIRHPDRAGLDRFFRTLRETYHESEYFPVTEGMIARSLRVVYPGGLHVDWIEPRYGWQVEMLQRASIIRIGRTTLPVIDVVDLIAMKLKVGGVKDDADASNLFQTLRGQPALVQRLQDIARRLRVDRKLTRLIAAKR from the coding sequence ATGAGGTACCGCGAATTCCTAGCCGCCGTGCGAAAGGCGCAGAAGGAAGCCGCGCAACACGGGGTCCAGCTCTGTCTCATCGGGGGCATGGCGGTCTCGGTCTGGGGAACACCAAGGGCAACCAATGACGTCGACTTCCTTATCCGGCATCCGGACCGGGCCGGCCTGGATCGGTTCTTCCGGACGCTACGGGAGACCTATCACGAATCTGAATACTTTCCTGTCACCGAAGGCATGATCGCAAGGTCGCTTCGCGTGGTCTATCCGGGGGGCCTGCACGTCGATTGGATCGAACCTCGGTATGGTTGGCAGGTAGAGATGCTGCAGCGGGCATCCATAATCCGGATCGGCCGAACAACCTTGCCCGTCATCGACGTCGTGGACTTGATCGCGATGAAGCTGAAAGTCGGCGGAGTCAAGGACGACGCAGATGCATCGAACCTCTTTCAGACCCTTCGCGGGCAGCCAGCCCTGGTCCAACGGCTTCAAGATATTGCCCGCCGCCTCCGTGTTGACCGTAAGCTGACCCGCCTCATTGCCGCCAAGCGATAA
- a CDS encoding protein of unknown function (Evidence 5 : No homology to any previously reported sequences) yields the protein MNDIEKEMLACAFNADNLKFKKCFEPSMQCDGQIIRAHTVQNSKVLDLLVRDGHVVSLRHWFEQDKGPVIGYKLVGRNEATTFTGLCDEHDREIFRPIDTNDINIENQQHLFLLAYRAVLRGLHATMEGVLKIQSVYLKRVELDLDPKNQPSQAGMEAVAHMMKSWRTFRYKYEYDQVYISETYGSICHENRLLDVDRPTFAASVLFSTDTYDPAEDIRCIALNVLPVAAQKTLVVISWLPRDTAWVRQNFGDLLLSKGRYFRYLLSKTILKYSENFVFSPSYFDDWTSEKRDAIRDYFADTLMQNDFDRENEHLYLF from the coding sequence ATGAATGATATTGAGAAGGAAATGCTGGCCTGCGCGTTTAACGCAGACAACTTGAAATTTAAGAAATGTTTTGAGCCATCTATGCAATGCGATGGCCAGATAATTCGAGCACATACTGTACAAAATTCGAAAGTTCTGGACCTACTGGTAAGAGATGGACACGTTGTTTCGCTCAGACATTGGTTCGAGCAGGACAAAGGACCTGTTATTGGCTACAAACTGGTTGGTCGAAACGAGGCCACAACGTTTACCGGACTCTGTGACGAACATGATCGCGAAATATTTAGACCAATTGACACGAACGACATCAATATAGAAAACCAACAGCACCTATTCCTTCTGGCTTATAGGGCAGTCTTGAGAGGACTGCATGCGACAATGGAGGGGGTGTTAAAAATTCAAAGCGTCTATCTAAAAAGGGTCGAATTGGATTTAGACCCGAAGAACCAGCCAAGCCAGGCAGGAATGGAAGCGGTAGCGCATATGATGAAGTCTTGGCGCACTTTTCGGTATAAGTACGAATATGATCAGGTCTACATATCAGAGACCTACGGCTCCATTTGCCATGAAAATAGGCTTCTTGACGTGGATCGTCCCACATTCGCCGCTAGCGTACTTTTTTCAACCGACACATATGATCCCGCTGAGGATATCCGGTGCATTGCTCTAAATGTGCTGCCGGTAGCGGCGCAAAAAACATTGGTGGTTATCTCATGGTTACCGCGGGATACAGCGTGGGTTCGACAGAATTTTGGCGACCTGCTGCTCAGCAAAGGCCGCTATTTTAGATATTTGCTGTCCAAAACAATTCTCAAATACTCCGAAAACTTTGTCTTCTCGCCAAGTTATTTTGATGACTGGACTAGCGAAAAGAGAGACGCGATCCGCGACTATTTTGCTGACACGCTAATGCAAAACGATTTCGACAGAGAAAATGAGCACCTATATCTCTTTTGA
- the purF gene encoding Amidophosphoribosyltransferase precursor (Glutamine phosphoribosylpyrophosphate amidotransferase) (ATASE) (GPATase) (Evidence 2a : Function of homologous gene experimentally demonstrated in an other organism; Product type e : enzyme), translating to MGEVRLDKFREECGVVGIYGHPEAANLAYLALYALQHRGQESTGIVTSDGGSLHLEKAMGLVADVFSESRLRRLKGALAIGHVRYSTTGTSHLKNAQPLLAGYLRGQIALAHNGNLTNAEKIRHDLEAQGSIFGSTTDSEVIVHLIARSREPNLLEASIEALSQIRGAYSLAIMNETELVGIRDPYGFRPLSLGKLGDAWILASESCAFDLIEAQFVRDIEPGEFIRINEDGVRSFFPFPPAPKSQCIFEYVYFARPDSLLFGRSVAGIRKDLGRHLAREYPVEADVVIPVPDSGVPAALGFAEEAHLPFEHGLIRNHYVGRTFIEPKQAIRHFGVKIKLNAIQELLEGKRVVVVDDSIVRGTTSRKIVSMIRAAGATEVHVRISSPPTIAPCYYGIDTPTRKELIASTHDVEEIRRYLRADTLGYLSLKGLQQAAGKENRGAADFCSACFSGCYPVPFIEEDQEQLRLFAD from the coding sequence ATGGGTGAGGTGCGGCTGGATAAGTTTCGTGAAGAGTGCGGAGTGGTTGGGATCTATGGCCATCCGGAGGCTGCAAACCTCGCCTATTTAGCGCTATATGCGCTTCAGCACAGGGGACAGGAAAGTACCGGGATTGTGACCTCTGACGGTGGGTCTCTGCATCTTGAAAAGGCAATGGGGTTGGTAGCCGACGTCTTTTCCGAGAGTAGGCTTCGTCGTCTTAAGGGCGCACTGGCCATCGGCCATGTCCGCTACTCGACGACCGGGACCTCGCATCTCAAGAATGCGCAACCGCTGCTGGCAGGCTATCTGCGCGGTCAGATTGCCCTTGCACACAATGGGAATCTGACAAACGCCGAGAAGATTCGCCATGATCTGGAAGCACAGGGTTCGATATTCGGTTCCACAACCGACAGCGAGGTGATCGTTCATCTGATCGCCCGCTCGCGGGAGCCGAATCTGCTGGAGGCGTCGATCGAAGCGCTGAGCCAGATTCGTGGTGCCTATTCTCTGGCAATTATGAATGAGACTGAGTTGGTGGGGATCCGTGATCCCTACGGCTTTCGACCGCTGTCGTTGGGAAAGCTTGGTGATGCGTGGATCCTGGCGTCGGAGAGTTGTGCCTTTGATCTGATCGAGGCACAATTTGTCCGCGATATCGAGCCCGGCGAATTTATCCGGATCAATGAAGATGGCGTGCGTTCGTTTTTCCCGTTCCCACCCGCGCCTAAGTCTCAGTGTATCTTCGAGTATGTCTATTTCGCCAGGCCGGACAGCTTGTTATTTGGTCGATCTGTCGCAGGGATTCGCAAAGATCTCGGCCGGCACTTGGCGCGCGAATATCCGGTCGAGGCGGATGTCGTGATTCCCGTTCCCGACTCGGGCGTGCCTGCCGCGCTGGGTTTTGCCGAAGAGGCGCACCTGCCGTTTGAACACGGCCTGATCCGCAATCACTATGTCGGTCGGACCTTTATCGAGCCGAAACAGGCGATTCGGCATTTCGGAGTGAAGATCAAACTCAACGCCATTCAGGAACTGCTCGAGGGCAAGCGCGTTGTTGTGGTGGACGACTCTATTGTTCGTGGAACGACCAGCCGGAAGATCGTGTCGATGATCCGGGCGGCCGGGGCAACAGAAGTCCATGTGCGGATCAGCTCCCCCCCCACAATCGCTCCCTGCTATTACGGGATCGACACCCCGACACGGAAAGAGCTGATTGCCTCCACGCACGACGTCGAGGAGATTCGGCGGTACCTTCGTGCCGACACCCTCGGCTATCTGAGCCTGAAAGGATTACAGCAGGCTGCCGGGAAGGAGAATCGAGGAGCGGCAGACTTCTGCAGTGCCTGTTTCAGCGGCTGTTACCCGGTGCCGTTTATCGAGGAAGATCAGGAGCAACTCCGCCTCTTTGCCGACTAG
- a CDS encoding putative PLP-dependent aminotransferase, putative aspartate aminotransferase (Evidence 3 : Function proposed based on presence of conserved amino acid motif, structural feature or limited homology; Product type pe : putative enzyme): MEQFHRISRLPPYVFNIVTELKVEARARGEDIIDFGMGNPDLPTPPHIVEKLCEAARNPRNHRYSASRGITKLRSAIADWYGRRYGVEIDPGREAIATIGAKEGLSHLALAVVEPGDVALVPSPTYPIHPYSVIIAGGDVRSVRLEEGVDFYEALVAAHRESWPPPKLLILSFPHNPTTATVDLAFFEKVVAFAQEHHLILIHDLAYADLTFDGYQAPSLLQVPGAKEIGVEFFTLSKSYNMPGWRVGFCVGNPRIIAALTRLKSYLDYGMFQPIQIAAIIALNGPQACVGETVQTYRVRRDALVDGLNRIGWTISKPKGTMFVWAKIPEAYLGMGSLEFSKFLLDKAKVAVSPGIGFGQYGDAHVRFALVENEHRTRQAIQGLKRVL, translated from the coding sequence ATGGAGCAGTTCCATCGAATCAGTCGGCTGCCCCCGTACGTCTTCAATATCGTGACTGAGCTGAAGGTTGAGGCGCGGGCTCGCGGCGAGGATATTATCGACTTCGGGATGGGCAATCCGGATCTGCCGACCCCTCCCCATATTGTGGAGAAGCTCTGCGAGGCGGCCAGAAATCCTCGCAACCATCGGTATTCCGCCTCGCGCGGAATCACAAAACTCCGGTCTGCTATCGCCGACTGGTATGGGCGGCGATATGGGGTTGAGATCGATCCCGGGCGGGAGGCGATTGCGACCATCGGTGCCAAGGAGGGGCTTTCGCATCTGGCCTTGGCGGTTGTAGAACCGGGGGATGTGGCCTTGGTGCCGAGTCCTACCTACCCGATCCATCCGTATTCCGTGATTATCGCCGGGGGGGACGTCCGTAGCGTTCGGCTTGAAGAGGGTGTCGACTTCTATGAGGCGCTTGTGGCAGCGCACCGGGAAAGTTGGCCGCCGCCCAAGCTGCTGATCCTGAGCTTTCCGCACAACCCCACCACCGCCACCGTGGATCTTGCGTTCTTCGAAAAGGTAGTGGCGTTCGCGCAGGAGCACCACCTGATCCTGATCCACGACCTTGCGTACGCGGACCTGACCTTTGACGGCTATCAGGCGCCAAGCCTCCTGCAGGTTCCCGGGGCAAAAGAGATCGGAGTAGAGTTCTTCACGCTCTCCAAGAGCTACAACATGCCGGGCTGGCGAGTTGGGTTCTGCGTCGGCAATCCGCGGATTATTGCGGCCCTGACGCGGCTCAAAAGCTATTTGGATTACGGCATGTTCCAGCCGATTCAGATCGCGGCGATTATTGCGCTGAACGGCCCGCAGGCCTGCGTGGGAGAAACGGTGCAGACGTATCGGGTGCGCCGTGATGCGCTGGTGGACGGGCTGAACCGGATCGGATGGACGATCTCGAAGCCGAAAGGCACCATGTTTGTGTGGGCGAAGATCCCGGAGGCATACCTGGGTATGGGGTCTCTGGAATTTTCGAAGTTTCTCCTCGATAAGGCAAAGGTTGCCGTCTCTCCGGGGATCGGGTTTGGACAGTATGGGGATGCGCACGTTCGATTCGCCCTGGTGGAAAACGAACACCGGACTCGTCAGGCCATCCAGGGGCTGAAGCGAGTACTTTGA
- a CDS encoding protein of unknown function (Evidence 5 : No homology to any previously reported sequences) — protein MRTFGVAEARKRLKEIINQAETADAVIALERHSQPVAIVLSVARYRRLLGEGAASLAKREPGAGQRMKEALDLGQALARLKADRRQ, from the coding sequence ATGCGGACATTTGGAGTTGCTGAGGCACGTAAGCGCCTCAAAGAAATTATCAACCAGGCTGAGACTGCCGACGCGGTGATCGCGCTGGAGCGGCATAGTCAACCTGTTGCCATTGTCCTGTCCGTAGCACGGTACCGGAGGTTGCTGGGAGAGGGTGCGGCGTCCCTGGCGAAGCGTGAGCCAGGGGCCGGCCAGCGCATGAAGGAGGCGCTCGATCTTGGGCAAGCCTTGGCGCGCCTGAAAGCCGACAGGCGCCAATGA
- a CDS encoding protein of unknown function (Evidence 5 : No homology to any previously reported sequences), whose protein sequence is MNYLAASREVSTPVLTCHSVLDKPAPYFDTGESSRTLWIPASVGMTNSRQAAGNEP, encoded by the coding sequence ATGAACTACCTCGCGGCAAGCCGCGAGGTATCCACCCCCGTTCTGACTTGTCATTCCGTGCTTGACAAGCCTGCCCCGTACTTCGATACGGGGGAATCCAGTCGGACTCTCTGGATACCGGCTTCCGTCGGTATGACGAACTCGCGGCAAGCCGCGGGGAATGAACCCTGA